In Mustela erminea isolate mMusErm1 chromosome 7, mMusErm1.Pri, whole genome shotgun sequence, the genomic stretch gatgATAGACCAAGGTTAGAGAGACCTCCGCCTCCCAGAGAGGGTTCCTAATCTGGGGCTATCAATTCCCCTGaggtccccctccccacttcactTCAAGGGGTAACTAGACCCTGGAGGACAGCTGCTGTTGCCCATGCCAGGCTAAAAATAGCCCATCCTCTTGTGTGggcaaggaggagggaggaggggagggcaaggAAGAGGGCAGTAGCCGGGGGCAGAACGCCTTGGCCACCTCAGCCCTCCCCCCAGCCAGCCTCCGTTCAAAGCCCCCAGAGCCGGACGGCTTGGGTTGGAGGTggccagaccccctccccccaaatcttATTTTCACCTCCACAAGGCCCCCATCACATTCTCCCCAGCACCAGTAGTATTTACTCCAATGGctcaatgaaaagaaagaaaattaaaatctccaTCTCCACAAGTTCTTGGAGGGGAGGGATGATGCGTCTGAGTCTTTTTGGTCCCAGGGCCCAGTCTCTGGCCTGTCACCTAACCAGTGCTCAATGACTTTCCCTTGCATTATTATTTATTCGAGAACAAACAAATGTATTGAGCCCCTGTTACAGAGCCAGGCTCTGCTGGGAGCTAGGGAAAAGTGGGAGAGGACACTGGAATCGTGTTGGCGCTGTCCAAAACCCTTTCACATCCCGGATGTCACCTCATCCCTGAAAAGCTGCTGAGAAGAGAAAGGGTAGAataagtgacttgcctgaggttaGTGGGGGGGATTCCTGACTTGACATCTGATTAGCAAGGTTGAAGACCTTGGGCATAATCTGTGTTTCCTCCCTGGTTCTTCAAAACTGGGGTCAGGTAGCTGTGGGAGCATGCCAAATGTGGTGCTGGTTTGGAATCGTTTTTCTGGAAGACCAAAGCACAATGACAGAAGGGGGTTGAAGAGAATGGGGTTAAGGCAAGAATGAGCTCTGGGGCCACCGCTTCCACTCTCTGACTCTGTGTCTTCTGCAGACGGACCAGCAGGCGGAGGCCCGGTCCTACCTCAGCGAGGAGATGATCGCTGGTGAGTGCAGGGGTGCGGGTGGGAGGGCTGGCTGCCGGGTGGAGGTGTGCTGGGCAAGGTCTGGTGTCCGGCAGGGTGGCAGAGAAGGTGTGAGGCTGACAGTCCAGCCAGCCCCACCTCAGTCGTCTGGCTCTTTCAGAGTTCAAGGCTGCCTTCGACATGTTTGACGCTGATGGTGGCGGGGACATCAGCGTCAAGGAGTTGGGCACGGTGATGAGGATGCTGGGCCAGACACCCACCAAAGAGGAGCTGGACGCCATCATCGAGGAGGTGGACGAGGACGGTGAGCAGGTGGTTCTCCGAGGCGGGGCTGCGACGGTGGCGGGAGAGGTGGGGATACAGGGGTGAGGCTCATCCGCCACCTGCTCCCCTCAGGCAGCGGCACCATCGACTTCGAGGAGTTCTTGGTCATGATGGTGCGCCAGATGAAAGAGGATGCGAAGGGGAAGAGCGAGGAGGAGCTGGCCGAGTGTTTCCGCATCTTTGACAGGTGCGCTGGGGGCCCGGCCGCACCGCGCTTCACTTCTCCGCGGGGCCGGGAGGGAGGGGGCGTCGCCGGGGCCAGGGCGACTCGCCCCTGCCTGCCCTGAGTCccaccctgtccctcctcccccccagGAACGCGG encodes the following:
- the TNNC2 gene encoding troponin C, skeletal muscle, with translation MTDQQAEARSYLSEEMIAEFKAAFDMFDADGGGDISVKELGTVMRMLGQTPTKEELDAIIEEVDEDGSGTIDFEEFLVMMVRQMKEDAKGKSEEELAECFRIFDRNADGYIDAEELAEIFRASGEHVTDEEIESLMKDGDKNNDGRIDFDEFLKMMEGVQ